In one Sphingomonas sp. S1-29 genomic region, the following are encoded:
- the arfB gene encoding alternative ribosome rescue aminoacyl-tRNA hydrolase ArfB — protein sequence MSDYRIPDEAIVEERFLAATGPGGQNVNKVATAVQLRVDVYRLGLAPWAYAQLKTLAGSRMTAGGELLITARRFRTQEANREDARARLSELVGQAMVRQARRIATKPSRNAKAKRVDAKKSRANVKAGRGKVSMD from the coding sequence GTGTCTGACTATCGCATCCCCGACGAAGCGATCGTCGAGGAACGTTTCCTCGCCGCGACCGGGCCGGGGGGGCAGAATGTCAACAAAGTGGCGACCGCGGTGCAACTGCGCGTCGATGTTTACCGGCTGGGGCTCGCGCCCTGGGCCTATGCACAACTCAAGACGCTGGCGGGCAGCCGGATGACCGCGGGCGGCGAATTGCTGATCACCGCGCGGCGATTTCGCACGCAGGAAGCGAATCGCGAGGATGCCCGCGCGCGGCTGTCTGAACTGGTCGGCCAGGCGATGGTGCGCCAGGCGCGGCGGATCGCGACCAAGCCGAGCCGCAATGCCAAGGCCAAGCGGGTCGATGCGAAGAAAAGCCGCGCGAATGTGAAGGCGGGGCGCGGCAAGGTGTCGATGGATTGA
- a CDS encoding GAF domain-containing protein has translation MYDFAITATQKSDLYRDLAQALDALTADERDGIANMANAAALLWQYLPDLNWAGFYRVVEGELVLGPFQGKAACIRIAFGKGVCGAAAATFETQVVADVHAFPGHIACDAASRSELVVPIVRDGVLLGVLDLDSPLPGRFDGEDAKGCEALVAMLADRLDLPR, from the coding sequence ATGTACGACTTCGCCATCACCGCGACCCAGAAATCCGACCTCTATCGCGATCTCGCGCAAGCGCTCGACGCGCTGACCGCCGACGAGCGCGACGGGATCGCGAACATGGCCAATGCCGCGGCGTTGCTGTGGCAATATCTGCCCGACCTCAACTGGGCGGGATTCTACCGCGTCGTCGAGGGCGAACTGGTGCTCGGACCGTTCCAGGGGAAGGCTGCGTGCATCCGGATCGCGTTCGGCAAGGGCGTTTGCGGCGCCGCCGCCGCGACGTTCGAGACGCAGGTGGTCGCCGACGTCCACGCCTTCCCCGGCCACATCGCGTGCGACGCCGCCAGCCGCTCCGAGCTGGTGGTGCCGATCGTTCGCGACGGGGTGTTGCTCGGGGTGCTCGACCTCGACAGTCCGCTGCCCGGGCGCTTCGATGGCGAAGACGCCAAGGGGTGCGAGGCGCTGGTGGCGATGCTCGCCGACCGGCTCGACCTGCCCCGATAA
- a CDS encoding RcnB family protein, producing MRSLMKTAVLLAALPIGTAVQARQQARPAIAPAPVAQPVSMPRPAIQPARWGERYQGRWHAGYRAPGGWTAYRRPVRGFGVPRYWIQPSFYIADFAGYGLGAPPQGYSWYRYYDDAVLIDQAGYVHDSVAGVDWNRDGRGYVDRAEPYRDTAYAARATDDAPMMGTVAGAAINRANDRGPQAPPPPPSQRRGVDYAAASVPVVAPLAPPRAGVRYGERGEVVQPLPGTMVANVDSRPGANAMPRDYAAGTVTTRTYQPGVITSQRTVMTTAGYVANGYYYPPVMTTTITYGQPATTTVSEGSGLP from the coding sequence ATGCGAAGCTTGATGAAGACCGCGGTGCTGTTGGCGGCGCTGCCGATCGGAACCGCCGTGCAGGCGCGGCAGCAGGCCCGCCCCGCGATCGCGCCCGCCCCGGTAGCCCAGCCGGTGTCGATGCCGCGCCCCGCGATCCAGCCGGCGCGTTGGGGCGAGCGCTATCAGGGCCGCTGGCATGCCGGATACCGCGCGCCGGGCGGCTGGACCGCCTATCGCCGCCCGGTGCGCGGCTTTGGCGTGCCGCGCTACTGGATCCAGCCGAGCTTCTACATCGCCGATTTCGCGGGCTATGGGCTCGGCGCGCCGCCGCAGGGCTATAGCTGGTATCGCTATTATGACGACGCGGTGCTGATCGACCAGGCGGGCTATGTCCATGATTCGGTCGCTGGGGTCGATTGGAACCGCGACGGACGCGGCTATGTCGATCGCGCCGAGCCGTATCGCGATACGGCCTATGCTGCCCGGGCGACCGACGATGCCCCGATGATGGGCACCGTCGCCGGCGCCGCGATCAATCGCGCCAACGATCGCGGACCGCAAGCGCCACCCCCGCCGCCCAGCCAGCGCCGCGGCGTCGATTATGCCGCGGCTTCGGTACCGGTCGTGGCGCCGCTAGCGCCGCCGCGCGCGGGCGTCCGCTATGGCGAGCGCGGCGAGGTCGTCCAGCCGCTGCCCGGAACGATGGTCGCCAATGTCGATAGCCGGCCCGGTGCGAACGCGATGCCGCGCGACTATGCCGCGGGAACGGTGACGACCCGCACCTATCAGCCGGGGGTGATTACCTCGCAGCGCACGGTGATGACCACCGCAGGCTATGTCGCCAATGGCTATTATTACCCGCCGGTGATGACGACGACGATCACCTACGGCCAGCCCGCGACGACGACGGTCAGCGAGGGGTCGGGACTCCCCTGA
- a CDS encoding DUF1289 domain-containing protein — MAAADFIAFPSPPKVASPCNLVCTLDKATGWCLGCGRSGSEIATWSAGDDAARQAILDQLPARIRLLGDRAVSTDDAVRGVPTPR; from the coding sequence ATGGCCGCCGCCGACTTCATCGCCTTCCCTTCCCCGCCCAAGGTAGCGAGCCCGTGCAACCTGGTCTGCACGCTCGACAAGGCGACCGGCTGGTGCCTGGGGTGCGGGCGCAGCGGTAGCGAGATCGCCACATGGTCGGCGGGCGACGACGCCGCGCGGCAGGCGATCCTCGATCAGCTGCCCGCCCGGATCCGGCTGCTGGGCGACCGCGCCGTCTCCACCGACGACGCGGTCAGGGGAGTCCCGACCCCTCGCTGA
- a CDS encoding DEAD/DEAH box helicase, whose amino-acid sequence MSFADLGLSDELLRAVNESGYTEPTPIQASAIPSVLMMRDLIGIAQTGTGKTASFVLPMIDILAQGRSRARMPRSLILEPTRELAAQVAENFEKYGKYSGLSMALLIGGVSMGDQMAALEKGVDVLIATPGRLMDLFGRGKILLTGCSLLVIDEADRMLDMGFIPDIEEICTKLPKARQTLLFSATMPPPIKKLADKFLDNPKMIEVSRPASSNLSIAQYLVPLKSDAKRSTLLALLQQEEVRTAIIFCNRKTTVRELNKSLRRSGLASSEIHGDMDQSARLAELDRFKRGEVNILVASDVAARGLDIKGVSHVVNFDAPWHPDDYVHRIGRTGRAGATGVAYTFVTPEDAENVANIEKLQGQKIERLAAPAAATVETPAAREPVADSPRRERSPRRGAKPRTNAPSFEPEIAEILPEPILDDPLPAEIVRPVREERRPRDDARPQEASRSRDEGRSRDEGRSRRGDRPARHERQADDQPDDGWNGPFPAFLEVTLNR is encoded by the coding sequence ATGAGCTTTGCCGATCTCGGCCTGTCTGACGAACTACTGCGTGCCGTCAATGAATCGGGTTATACCGAGCCGACGCCGATTCAGGCGAGCGCGATCCCCTCGGTCCTGATGATGCGCGACCTGATCGGCATCGCCCAGACCGGCACCGGCAAGACCGCGTCGTTCGTGCTGCCGATGATCGACATCCTGGCGCAGGGGCGCAGCCGCGCACGGATGCCGCGCTCGCTGATCCTCGAGCCAACCCGCGAACTCGCCGCGCAGGTCGCTGAGAATTTCGAGAAATACGGCAAATATTCGGGCCTTTCGATGGCGCTGCTGATCGGCGGCGTGTCGATGGGCGACCAGATGGCGGCGCTCGAAAAGGGCGTCGACGTGCTGATCGCGACGCCGGGCCGGCTGATGGACCTGTTCGGGCGCGGCAAGATCCTGCTCACCGGCTGTTCGCTGCTGGTGATCGACGAGGCCGATCGGATGCTCGACATGGGGTTCATCCCCGATATCGAGGAAATCTGCACCAAGCTGCCCAAGGCGCGCCAGACGCTGTTGTTCTCGGCGACGATGCCGCCACCGATCAAGAAGCTGGCCGACAAGTTTCTCGACAATCCCAAGATGATCGAGGTGTCGCGCCCGGCATCGAGCAATCTCAGCATCGCCCAATATCTGGTGCCGCTGAAGTCCGACGCCAAGCGATCGACGCTCCTGGCGCTGCTGCAGCAGGAAGAGGTGCGCACCGCGATCATCTTCTGCAACCGCAAGACGACGGTGCGCGAGCTGAACAAGAGCCTGCGCCGCTCGGGGCTGGCGTCGAGCGAGATCCATGGCGACATGGACCAGTCGGCACGGCTGGCCGAGCTCGATCGCTTCAAGCGCGGCGAGGTCAATATCCTGGTCGCGTCGGACGTCGCCGCGCGCGGGCTCGACATCAAGGGGGTCAGCCACGTCGTCAATTTCGACGCGCCCTGGCATCCCGACGATTATGTCCACCGCATCGGCCGCACCGGCCGCGCGGGCGCGACGGGGGTCGCCTATACCTTCGTGACCCCCGAGGACGCCGAGAACGTCGCGAATATCGAGAAGCTGCAGGGGCAGAAGATCGAGCGCCTGGCGGCCCCCGCCGCCGCAACGGTCGAAACGCCCGCCGCGCGGGAGCCCGTCGCCGACAGCCCGCGCCGCGAGCGCTCGCCGCGCCGCGGTGCCAAGCCGCGGACGAACGCGCCGAGCTTCGAACCCGAGATCGCCGAAATCCTCCCCGAGCCGATCCTCGACGATCCGCTGCCCGCCGAGATCGTCCGCCCGGTGCGCGAAGAGCGCCGTCCGCGCGACGATGCACGGCCGCAGGAAGCCAGCCGCTCGCGCGACGAAGGCCGTTCACGCGACGAGGGGCGCTCGCGCCGTGGCGACCGTCCGGCGCGCCACGAACGCCAGGCCGACGATCAGCCCGACGATGGCTGGAACGGCCCGTTCCCGGCGTTCCTGGAAGTCACGCTGAACCGCTGA
- a CDS encoding FAD-binding oxidoreductase: MTPAQTLMIAAARARLGERAVIDDSELIAPWLVDWRGRYHGQAPAILQPADTAGVAAIVALAAEHRVALVPQGGNTSMVGGATPPADGSALILSLRRLNAVRSVSPSEGLAVAEAGVILADLQAAADAEGMRFPLTLGSRGSATIGGLVSTNAGGTQVLRFGTMRRLVTGIEAVLPDGSVHDGLSSLKKDNRGYDLDQLLIGAEGTLGIVTAAALTLVPGIAVRAVAWAGLRSPEDALALLRRIEARTELVESFEIIPGDTLALAIAHVPGGRSPVAGSHRWHVLIEAASGDPQADPAATLETLLGDAIADGLVADATIAASEAQAAAFWTLRDSLSAAERATGPAAQHDISVPVPAMPRFMIEAAAAVEARFPGTHATAFGHLGDGNVHFHVRAPAGADPARWYSQDAPIATRFVHDLVVAAGGSISAEHGIGQMKRDELARLGPPSRLAALRAIKTAFDPQGLFNPGKLVSLARDLPAT; this comes from the coding sequence ATGACGCCAGCCCAGACCCTGATGATCGCGGCGGCGCGCGCGCGCCTGGGCGAACGCGCGGTGATCGACGATTCCGAGCTGATCGCGCCCTGGCTGGTCGATTGGCGCGGCCGCTATCATGGGCAGGCGCCGGCGATCCTCCAGCCCGCCGATACCGCGGGCGTCGCCGCGATCGTCGCGCTGGCCGCCGAGCATCGCGTCGCGTTGGTGCCGCAGGGGGGGAACACTTCGATGGTCGGCGGGGCGACGCCGCCCGCCGATGGCAGCGCGCTGATCCTGTCGCTGCGCCGGCTGAACGCGGTGCGATCGGTATCGCCGAGCGAAGGCCTCGCGGTGGCCGAGGCGGGGGTGATCCTCGCCGATCTGCAAGCCGCCGCCGATGCCGAGGGGATGCGCTTTCCGCTGACATTGGGGTCGCGCGGATCGGCGACGATCGGCGGGCTGGTATCGACCAATGCCGGCGGCACCCAGGTGCTGCGTTTCGGCACGATGCGGCGGCTGGTGACGGGTATCGAGGCGGTGCTGCCCGACGGATCGGTGCATGACGGGCTGTCGTCGCTGAAGAAGGACAATCGCGGCTATGATCTCGACCAGCTGCTGATCGGCGCCGAGGGGACGCTGGGGATCGTCACCGCCGCCGCGCTGACCTTGGTGCCCGGAATCGCGGTGCGCGCGGTCGCCTGGGCGGGATTGCGCTCGCCCGAGGACGCGCTGGCGCTGCTGCGCCGGATCGAGGCGCGCACCGAGCTGGTCGAAAGCTTCGAGATCATTCCCGGCGACACGCTGGCGCTGGCGATCGCGCATGTTCCCGGCGGCCGGTCGCCCGTGGCGGGGTCGCATCGCTGGCACGTGCTGATCGAGGCGGCGAGCGGCGATCCGCAGGCCGATCCCGCCGCGACGCTCGAAACGCTGCTTGGCGATGCGATCGCCGACGGGCTGGTCGCCGATGCGACGATCGCCGCGAGCGAGGCGCAGGCCGCGGCATTCTGGACGTTGCGCGATTCGCTGTCGGCGGCCGAACGCGCGACCGGGCCGGCGGCGCAGCACGACATCTCGGTACCCGTGCCCGCGATGCCGCGCTTCATGATCGAGGCGGCGGCGGCGGTCGAGGCGCGCTTCCCCGGCACCCACGCCACCGCGTTCGGCCATCTCGGCGACGGCAACGTCCATTTCCACGTCCGCGCGCCAGCGGGCGCCGATCCCGCGCGCTGGTATTCGCAGGATGCGCCGATCGCCACGCGCTTCGTCCACGATCTGGTCGTTGCCGCGGGCGGGTCGATCTCGGCCGAGCACGGTATCGGGCAGATGAAGCGCGACGAACTGGCGCGGCTGGGGCCACCGTCGCGGCTGGCGGCGCTGCGCGCGATCAAGACCGCGTTCGACCCGCAGGGGCTTTTCAACCCGGGCAAACTCGTGTCCCTTGCGCGCGACCTGCCCGCCACCTAG
- a CDS encoding SapC family protein, translating into MATVPQSQSLPLFYNNLEPLSSQTHADFRVRPANVAPFLAKHHAVPLTVEEFPLVQRRMPIVFSIGDDPVPLALMGLNEGVNTFIDDAGALVDNEVYVPAYIRRYPYLLAKLRPDTDELSLCFDPTSETIGAFEDGERLFENGEPTELTKGILNFAEQFEQAGQRTGQFMRELKELGILMDGEISIQPEGAQPFVYRGFQMVDEKKLNDLRGDQLRKLTQNGILPLVYAHLFSLSLMRDLFSKQMQQGKMPQQAQPLNAQPLN; encoded by the coding sequence ATGGCCACCGTGCCGCAGTCGCAATCGCTGCCCCTTTTCTACAACAACCTCGAGCCGCTTTCGAGCCAGACCCATGCCGACTTCCGCGTGCGCCCGGCCAATGTGGCGCCGTTCCTCGCCAAGCATCACGCGGTGCCGCTGACCGTCGAGGAATTCCCGCTGGTCCAGCGCCGGATGCCGATCGTCTTTTCGATCGGTGACGATCCGGTGCCGCTGGCGCTGATGGGCCTCAATGAGGGCGTGAACACCTTCATCGACGATGCTGGCGCGCTGGTCGACAACGAGGTGTATGTCCCCGCCTATATCCGCCGCTATCCCTATCTGCTCGCCAAGCTGCGTCCCGACACCGACGAATTGTCGCTGTGCTTCGATCCGACGTCGGAAACGATCGGCGCGTTCGAGGATGGCGAACGCCTGTTCGAGAACGGCGAGCCGACCGAGCTGACCAAGGGCATCCTGAACTTCGCCGAGCAGTTCGAGCAGGCAGGCCAGCGCACCGGCCAGTTCATGCGCGAGCTCAAGGAATTGGGCATCCTGATGGACGGCGAAATCTCGATCCAGCCCGAGGGCGCGCAGCCCTTCGTCTATCGTGGTTTCCAGATGGTCGACGAGAAGAAGCTGAACGATCTGCGCGGCGACCAGCTGCGCAAGCTGACGCAGAACGGCATCCTGCCGCTCGTCTATGCGCACCTGTTCTCGCTCAGCCTGATGCGCGACCTGTTCTCGAAGCAAATGCAGCAGGGCAAAATGCCGCAGCAGGCGCAGCCGCTGAACGCCCAGCCACTCAACTGA
- a CDS encoding N-formylglutamate amidohydrolase yields MTSSAASPSFDRFGPAEPASPVVLSVPHAGREYPAAMLAAIRLPLAALLPLEDRHVDSIAHAARRDETMLVARRARAWIDLNRGEDERDPRIDEGVSASAMPFESAKLKGGLGLVPRRAGVSGDVWRRRLRGDEVMARIVEDHRPYHAALAAALAAARRRFGVAVLLDIHSMPTLAGEAPARIVLGDRFGQSAAAPYLARIEGAATASGLRIATNAPYAGGHILDAHGAPAAGIHAVQIEFDRTLYLDPMTLTPNAGAQRLGHILRTMIDALLDEITPIAAAAE; encoded by the coding sequence GTGACCAGCAGCGCAGCATCGCCGAGCTTCGATCGGTTCGGCCCTGCCGAGCCCGCATCGCCGGTGGTCCTGTCGGTGCCGCATGCCGGACGCGAATATCCCGCGGCGATGCTGGCGGCGATCCGGCTCCCTCTCGCGGCATTGCTGCCGCTTGAGGACCGCCATGTCGATTCGATCGCGCATGCCGCGCGCCGCGACGAAACGATGCTGGTCGCGCGCCGCGCCCGCGCCTGGATCGACCTCAACCGCGGCGAGGACGAGCGCGATCCACGGATCGACGAAGGCGTCTCGGCCAGCGCGATGCCGTTCGAATCGGCCAAGCTCAAGGGCGGGCTCGGGCTCGTCCCGCGGCGCGCCGGGGTCTCGGGCGACGTGTGGCGGCGGCGGCTGCGCGGCGACGAGGTGATGGCGCGGATCGTCGAGGATCATCGGCCCTATCACGCAGCGCTCGCTGCCGCGCTGGCGGCGGCGCGGCGGCGCTTCGGCGTCGCGGTGCTGCTCGACATCCATTCGATGCCGACGCTGGCGGGCGAGGCGCCGGCGCGGATCGTGCTGGGCGATCGCTTCGGCCAGAGCGCCGCAGCGCCGTACCTCGCGCGGATCGAGGGCGCCGCCACCGCCAGCGGGCTGCGGATCGCGACCAACGCACCCTATGCCGGCGGGCATATCCTCGACGCGCATGGCGCGCCCGCAGCGGGCATCCACGCGGTGCAGATCGAATTCGATCGCACGCTGTATCTCGATCCCATGACGCTGACCCCCAACGCGGGCGCGCAGCGGCTGGGACATATCCTGCGCACGATGATCGATGCGCTGCTCGACGAGATCACCCCGATCGCTGCCGCCGCCGAATGA
- the cpdR gene encoding cell cycle two-component system response regulator CpdR, translating into MYRILLAEDDNVMREYLTRALERSGYVVSAVDRGTAAIPLLEAESFDLLLTDIVMPEMDGIELAQRAGEMAPDMRVMFITGFAAVTLKAGKAVPHARVLSKPFHLRDLVLEIDRLFESETVPTHN; encoded by the coding sequence ATGTACAGGATTTTGCTGGCCGAAGACGACAACGTCATGCGCGAATATCTGACGCGCGCGCTCGAACGGTCGGGGTATGTCGTCAGCGCGGTCGATCGCGGGACCGCGGCGATCCCGTTGCTCGAGGCCGAATCGTTCGACCTGCTGCTGACCGACATCGTGATGCCCGAGATGGACGGGATCGAACTCGCGCAGCGCGCGGGCGAGATGGCGCCCGACATGCGGGTGATGTTCATCACCGGCTTCGCCGCGGTGACGCTGAAGGCGGGCAAGGCGGTGCCGCATGCGCGCGTGCTGTCGAAGCCGTTCCACCTGCGCGATCTGGTGCTCGAGATCGACCGGTTGTTCGAGAGCGAAACCGTTCCCACCCATAATTGA
- a CDS encoding hemerythrin domain-containing protein codes for MRSERALWTARGDEEDCGIAEDNTDLALAERSGIDDSIAYLRGAYPQAGWRTHANFGQLADFWLHVHESLRSEGAEVASVVDRFRVRQLDPHAFQRAFVPRLNGFLGHLEQHHQIEDAAYFPRFKTIDPRMVAGFDLLEADHALIHELLLKTVDDARALLTALALPGDAGLRAADGYAQRADRFLALMLRHLADEEEIVVPALLEHGERPLL; via the coding sequence GTGCGTTCCGAGCGCGCGCTTTGGACCGCGCGGGGCGACGAGGAGGATTGCGGCATCGCTGAGGACAACACCGATCTGGCGCTGGCCGAGCGTTCGGGGATCGACGATTCGATCGCTTATCTGCGCGGTGCGTATCCGCAAGCTGGATGGCGCACGCATGCCAATTTCGGGCAGCTCGCCGATTTCTGGCTGCACGTCCACGAATCGCTGCGTAGCGAGGGCGCCGAGGTGGCCAGCGTCGTCGATCGGTTTCGCGTCCGCCAGCTCGATCCTCATGCCTTCCAGCGCGCCTTCGTGCCGCGGCTCAACGGCTTTCTCGGGCATCTCGAACAGCATCACCAGATCGAGGATGCGGCGTATTTCCCCAGGTTCAAGACGATCGATCCGCGGATGGTCGCCGGCTTCGACCTGCTCGAGGCCGATCACGCGCTGATCCACGAACTTCTGCTCAAGACCGTCGACGATGCGCGCGCGCTGCTCACGGCGCTGGCGCTCCCCGGCGACGCCGGCCTGCGCGCGGCCGATGGCTATGCCCAGCGCGCCGACCGCTTCCTGGCGCTGATGCTGCGGCATCTTGCCGACGAGGAGGAAATTGTCGTCCCCGCATTGCTCGAACATGGCGAGCGACCGCTCCTTTGA
- a CDS encoding sensor histidine kinase: MTSTAETLKPLLWEPKNLVRAIEAAGVTLWSWNVDTDALAMDDHAYDLWGIPRATDVSFEDLSAHIHPADRDRVRAAFNATRAIIGPYEIDFRIMIGDELKWISARGKGDDAGMVSRIMFGIFIDVTGRKQAEEGRELLAGEMSHRVQNLLVIASGLAAISSRLTSTTTEMAEELTLRLTALGRAHDLVRPVPGQTKAASALLGDLLTVLLAPYDDLGAFSGRIRVSVPRMSVGDSATTILALVIHELATNSLKYGALSVDDGTLDVSCSAQDEAVTIVWTESGGPKVEPPSGKAGYGSKLVERSVTGHLRGAIDYDWAESGLIVTLKVAPGRLAA; encoded by the coding sequence ATGACCAGTACCGCCGAAACGCTCAAGCCGCTGTTGTGGGAACCGAAGAATCTGGTGAGGGCGATCGAAGCAGCCGGGGTCACGCTCTGGTCTTGGAACGTCGATACCGATGCGCTGGCGATGGACGATCACGCCTATGATCTCTGGGGTATTCCCCGCGCCACCGATGTGAGTTTCGAGGATTTATCGGCGCACATCCACCCCGCCGATCGCGACCGGGTCCGCGCGGCGTTCAATGCGACGCGCGCGATCATCGGCCCCTATGAGATCGATTTTCGGATCATGATCGGCGACGAGCTCAAATGGATATCGGCGCGCGGCAAGGGCGATGATGCCGGCATGGTAAGCCGAATCATGTTCGGAATCTTCATCGACGTAACCGGGCGCAAACAGGCCGAGGAAGGCCGCGAACTGCTGGCTGGGGAGATGAGTCATCGCGTGCAGAACCTGCTCGTGATCGCCTCGGGGCTTGCCGCGATATCGTCGCGATTGACCTCGACCACCACCGAAATGGCCGAGGAACTGACGCTTCGGCTTACCGCGCTGGGGCGTGCGCATGATCTGGTTCGTCCGGTCCCGGGGCAGACGAAGGCCGCGTCGGCATTGCTGGGCGATCTGTTGACCGTCTTGCTTGCGCCGTATGACGATCTGGGCGCCTTCAGCGGGCGCATCCGCGTGTCGGTGCCGCGAATGAGCGTAGGCGATTCGGCGACAACGATCCTGGCCCTCGTGATTCACGAGCTGGCCACCAACTCGCTCAAATACGGCGCACTGTCGGTCGACGACGGCACGCTAGACGTTTCGTGTTCGGCGCAGGACGAAGCCGTCACGATCGTATGGACCGAAAGCGGCGGCCCCAAGGTCGAACCGCCATCGGGAAAGGCAGGCTATGGCAGCAAGCTGGTCGAGCGGAGCGTAACCGGACACTTGCGCGGCGCGATCGATTACGACTGGGCCGAGAGCGGGCTTATCGTGACACTGAAAGTGGCACCGGGACGCCTGGCCGCCTGA